In Citrobacter sp. RHB25-C09, the following proteins share a genomic window:
- a CDS encoding DUF1176 domain-containing protein, translated as MRLLFSALLAVFITAPLLAQPLNGFSFSHKDWEVSCDNTGTCRAAGYGVNSGEVGFLLTRQAGLQQHVNTVATFAQIENSIPDNASVSLFIADQNWGALKAQDKEHFRLDGNQIIALIQALTHDMKIEIALNGQRKTLSSADANATFLKIDESQQRTGTKDVQLLQTHPATRKAKERSSVKVVASLTA; from the coding sequence ATGCGTCTTCTCTTCAGCGCTCTCCTCGCTGTATTTATCACCGCGCCCCTGCTTGCCCAACCGTTAAACGGTTTCTCATTTTCCCACAAAGACTGGGAAGTCTCGTGCGATAACACCGGCACCTGCCGGGCGGCGGGCTATGGTGTTAATAGTGGAGAGGTTGGCTTTCTCCTCACTCGCCAGGCGGGTCTGCAACAGCACGTCAACACTGTGGCGACATTCGCTCAGATTGAAAACAGCATTCCGGATAATGCCAGCGTGAGCCTGTTTATTGCTGACCAAAATTGGGGAGCGCTGAAAGCGCAAGATAAAGAACATTTTCGTCTGGATGGCAACCAGATTATCGCGCTTATCCAGGCACTGACTCATGATATGAAAATTGAAATCGCCCTTAACGGGCAGCGCAAAACGCTCTCCAGCGCTGATGCGAATGCCACGTTTCTGAAGATTGACGAATCTCAACAACGCACAGGGACTAAAGATGTTCAGTTACTACAGACGCATCCAGCTACGCGGAAGGCAAAAGAACGTTCGTCAGTAAAGGTCGTGGCATCGCTGACTGCCTGA
- a CDS encoding methyl-accepting chemotaxis protein produces MSLKKSSLFVLLCLLFFFVASTITSIGLIVKSNNSLDNVNNEIQVVLSIIDPINHSRTLRVRVMEYVKMVEAGDLTDSAAKLEAVKEALTKADNAFAAFMASPRLTDESPQVSAYKEAWQTYRNQGLEPLINAAAAHDFAKFDATIPAVSQLDRKFEIELDQVLSVHQKYAKRLNEDASSNFISGLVIITAIALLFVVVIIAVSMLMKRFVLTPVNLAREHCSQIAAGKLDNPVPVRSNARNEIDHLMGSMEQMRLALLTTISQVRDASHTVTHAAQEIASGNIDLASRTEQQASALTQTAASMEELSATVANNTDNVHQAGKLVQDAVKNARTGEQVTREVIDTMNTIADNSKRIEDITNVINSIAFQTNILALNAAVEAARAGTQGRGFAVVASEVRTLAQKSAAAAKDIESLISQSVSSVKNGARLVNRSGDVINSIIDSVNKVNTLMEQISVASEEQSRGIGQVGQAVTEMDGVTQQNASLVQESAAAAASLEEQAQQLSQSISSFSLPAHA; encoded by the coding sequence ATGTCGTTGAAAAAATCATCACTGTTTGTATTGCTTTGCTTATTATTTTTCTTTGTTGCCAGCACGATCACCAGTATCGGACTTATCGTCAAAAGTAACAATTCCCTGGATAACGTGAATAATGAAATCCAGGTTGTGCTGTCTATTATTGACCCCATCAACCACAGCCGAACCCTGCGCGTGAGGGTGATGGAGTATGTGAAGATGGTGGAAGCGGGGGATTTAACGGACTCTGCGGCGAAACTGGAGGCCGTTAAAGAGGCGCTGACCAAAGCGGATAACGCGTTTGCGGCTTTTATGGCCTCACCGCGTCTGACGGACGAGTCACCGCAGGTCAGTGCTTACAAGGAGGCCTGGCAAACCTACCGTAATCAGGGGCTGGAGCCGTTGATTAATGCCGCTGCTGCGCACGATTTTGCGAAATTTGACGCAACCATTCCTGCGGTTTCTCAGCTCGATCGCAAATTTGAGATTGAACTTGACCAGGTTCTTTCCGTTCACCAGAAATACGCTAAGCGGCTGAATGAAGACGCAAGCAGCAATTTTATCTCCGGTCTGGTGATTATTACTGCCATTGCGCTACTGTTTGTGGTGGTGATTATCGCTGTAAGCATGCTGATGAAGCGCTTTGTACTTACGCCGGTAAATCTGGCGCGTGAACACTGTAGCCAGATCGCGGCAGGTAAGCTGGACAATCCTGTTCCGGTGAGGAGCAATGCACGCAACGAGATCGATCACCTGATGGGCTCCATGGAGCAGATGCGTCTGGCACTGCTGACGACCATTTCACAGGTTCGCGATGCCAGCCATACCGTGACCCATGCGGCACAGGAAATTGCATCCGGAAATATCGATCTTGCTTCTCGTACGGAGCAGCAGGCCTCTGCGCTGACCCAAACTGCGGCCAGCATGGAAGAACTGAGCGCGACCGTGGCGAATAACACTGATAACGTTCATCAGGCAGGCAAACTGGTGCAGGACGCTGTGAAAAACGCCCGCACTGGCGAGCAGGTTACCCGTGAAGTTATCGACACCATGAATACCATCGCGGATAACTCAAAACGCATTGAGGATATCACTAACGTTATCAACAGCATTGCATTCCAGACCAACATTCTGGCGCTGAACGCCGCCGTTGAAGCCGCCCGAGCCGGCACGCAGGGGCGTGGATTTGCCGTGGTGGCCAGTGAAGTGCGCACGCTGGCACAGAAGAGTGCGGCTGCTGCGAAGGACATTGAAAGCCTGATCTCGCAATCTGTTTCCAGCGTTAAAAATGGTGCCCGACTGGTGAACCGTTCAGGAGACGTGATTAACTCGATTATCGACTCCGTTAATAAAGTGAATACCCTGATGGAACAGATTTCTGTTGCTTCTGAAGAGCAAAGCCGGGGAATTGGTCAGGTTGGTCAGGCGGTGACTGAAATGGACGGCGTGACGCAGCAAAATGCCTCGCTGGTTCAAGAATCCGCCGCCGCGGCAGCTTCGCTGGAAGAGCAGGCTCAGCAGTTGTCGCAGAGTATTTCGAGCTTTAGTTTGCCAGCCCATGCGTGA
- a CDS encoding FaeA/PapI family transcriptional regulator: MKLSLCSYNPGAVHPGYNSSRDNLQRIAADMGISGLATIRVPEQVFILNLLKDHNAHGLSTRELADLCGISIYKVRHLLLPLEEYGQVIRDKMQKHHQWFLSKESSEFSWHSNKGYFRLQQ; this comes from the coding sequence ATGAAACTTTCTTTGTGTTCATACAACCCGGGTGCGGTACATCCAGGCTACAACTCGTCTCGCGACAATCTGCAGAGAATAGCGGCGGATATGGGAATAAGCGGCCTGGCGACAATCCGCGTACCAGAGCAAGTATTTATTCTCAATCTTTTAAAAGATCACAATGCCCATGGGCTTTCGACCAGGGAGCTAGCCGATCTCTGCGGCATTTCAATTTATAAAGTGAGGCACTTGCTTCTTCCGTTGGAAGAATATGGACAAGTTATACGAGATAAAATGCAAAAGCACCATCAATGGTTTTTGTCGAAAGAATCTTCTGAATTTAGCTGGCATTCTAACAAGGGGTATTTTCGTTTGCAACAATGA
- a CDS encoding helix-turn-helix domain-containing protein, which yields MRFDIEGFITFDTEDTSLVNLLTGDCVELSQTSTRLLAELLSHQGDILSRNEIFQSVFDKYGARASNSNLNQYISTLRRNLSDLGVQKEIIVTVPRIGFKIAEDAIINNDREYRTPFLEEKTPEIPVAPPPPRTGQPVFRIIALAIAFLLLIIKPETFRADTGVQKLVEDQCIIFMPSSLSLNDVKNSFNFTSHPFDCSRAKELYLYRQQVHGTLGNIMQLLLVECDQGNCISFYYREKNNV from the coding sequence ATGAGGTTCGATATTGAGGGATTTATCACTTTTGACACAGAGGATACTTCTCTCGTAAACCTGCTAACGGGGGATTGTGTTGAATTATCCCAAACCTCCACACGCCTGTTGGCCGAATTACTCAGCCATCAAGGTGATATCCTCTCCAGAAATGAAATCTTTCAATCCGTTTTTGATAAATATGGCGCTCGCGCGTCAAATAGTAATCTAAATCAATATATCTCAACTTTACGCAGAAATCTGAGCGATCTGGGGGTACAGAAAGAAATCATCGTCACGGTTCCGCGCATCGGTTTTAAAATTGCAGAAGATGCGATTATCAATAACGATCGCGAGTACAGAACGCCATTTCTGGAAGAAAAAACGCCTGAAATTCCGGTCGCTCCACCGCCACCGCGAACAGGTCAGCCGGTTTTCCGAATTATCGCTCTGGCGATCGCGTTTCTGCTTCTCATTATAAAACCTGAGACTTTCAGGGCTGACACGGGAGTACAGAAACTGGTCGAAGATCAATGTATCATTTTTATGCCTTCGTCACTTTCTCTCAACGATGTCAAAAATAGTTTTAATTTTACCAGCCATCCCTTTGACTGCTCACGGGCGAAAGAGTTGTATTTATACAGACAACAAGTACACGGCACACTGGGTAATATTATGCAACTGTTACTGGTCGAATGTGACCAGGGCAACTGCATAAGCTTTTATTACAGAGAAAAAAACAATGTCTAA
- a CDS encoding FidL-like protein encodes MSKRILSLLACVGLMLIGVVYCFARAPEFSCKSQFSVAQSINNDNIRAEGIIYINVVNDRLLLNIDGLLTHNDKKYLISRTMKMKYKTYNANTHLYKLMSTKTVRDSTDNVDDKIAIDLLFGKGADEKIIFLNKLNNNVILFGNHAFPQYGCKRN; translated from the coding sequence ATGTCTAAACGAATCCTGTCTCTTTTAGCCTGTGTTGGGCTTATGCTGATCGGTGTCGTTTACTGCTTTGCCAGGGCGCCTGAATTTTCGTGTAAATCACAGTTCTCTGTTGCTCAAAGCATTAACAATGACAATATTCGCGCTGAGGGAATAATATACATCAATGTAGTAAATGACCGACTCCTACTCAATATTGACGGTTTACTCACACATAATGATAAAAAGTATTTAATCTCGCGAACAATGAAAATGAAATACAAAACGTATAATGCGAATACGCACTTATACAAATTAATGAGCACCAAAACTGTCCGCGACAGCACAGACAATGTCGATGATAAGATTGCAATCGACCTATTGTTTGGCAAGGGTGCTGATGAGAAAATTATTTTTCTGAATAAACTTAATAATAATGTAATACTCTTTGGTAACCACGCATTCCCGCAGTATGGTTGCAAACGAAATTAA
- a CDS encoding HD domain-containing protein → MWFSFTKHSLSYISHIMTINLIESLACISKIIDMINPRLNLHHVRTAFIAWHLARESQFTPAQCRKTLLAALLHDIGGLNEELRLQPLSYYDNELNNHAAVGSELLASVPLLTPLSPIVLYHHTRWDGGKGAYVHGQKVPKESHVIYLADRIDVLIARYRANDILSVKEEIINIVIQGENTLYKPEYVNAFRKIANCDHFWLRIKSTEFDDYIKEIPRIHNDSVSLHNFRDIAAMLAFIIDGFSKHGVQHSLVVGRISGYLAREIGIAPVQCLKIEIGGLLHNLPSLALCSAPAHTGDENAVWEELHPIEAIRDIAGWCQIQKTVVAKSAYPPEVMILRASVCLASLLQGVTLSSEFKARVGDAAEIAPELAGMVQQQSAVLLQIFQESVKERLALVERINRLNQT, encoded by the coding sequence GTGTGGTTTTCTTTCACGAAGCACAGCTTAAGTTACATTTCTCATATTATGACTATAAACTTAATAGAATCACTGGCTTGCATTTCAAAAATAATAGACATGATCAACCCAAGGCTTAACTTACATCATGTCAGAACCGCCTTTATTGCCTGGCATTTAGCTCGGGAGTCCCAGTTCACGCCTGCGCAGTGTCGCAAGACACTGCTTGCCGCCCTGCTCCATGATATTGGCGGGTTGAACGAGGAGTTACGCCTACAGCCACTGAGCTACTACGACAATGAACTCAACAACCACGCTGCCGTCGGTAGCGAACTTCTGGCAAGCGTTCCATTACTGACGCCACTAAGCCCGATTGTCCTCTATCACCACACGCGCTGGGATGGAGGCAAAGGTGCTTATGTTCACGGACAGAAAGTGCCAAAAGAAAGCCATGTCATTTATCTGGCCGATCGTATAGATGTTCTGATTGCACGCTATCGGGCAAATGATATTCTTTCGGTGAAAGAAGAAATAATTAACATTGTGATACAGGGCGAAAATACGCTTTATAAGCCAGAATATGTCAACGCATTCAGAAAAATAGCAAACTGCGATCATTTTTGGTTACGGATTAAATCCACGGAATTTGATGATTATATAAAAGAAATACCTCGCATTCACAATGATTCAGTTTCATTACATAACTTCCGTGATATTGCCGCAATGCTGGCGTTTATTATCGATGGGTTCAGTAAACATGGCGTCCAGCACTCGCTGGTCGTTGGCCGGATATCCGGTTATCTGGCACGAGAAATAGGCATTGCGCCGGTGCAATGTCTGAAAATAGAAATTGGGGGGCTGTTGCATAATCTGCCTTCACTGGCGCTGTGCTCTGCTCCTGCGCATACGGGCGATGAAAATGCCGTATGGGAGGAGCTTCACCCCATTGAAGCGATCAGAGATATCGCAGGCTGGTGTCAAATCCAGAAAACCGTTGTGGCGAAATCCGCCTACCCGCCGGAGGTGATGATTCTTCGCGCCAGCGTCTGTCTGGCCTCGCTACTGCAAGGAGTTACGCTCTCTTCAGAGTTTAAAGCGCGGGTGGGGGACGCCGCAGAAATCGCGCCAGAACTAGCGGGAATGGTCCAGCAACAGAGCGCCGTGTTACTGCAAATTTTCCAGGAGTCGGTGAAAGAACGGCTCGCACTGGTAGAACGAATCAATCGCCTGAATCAGACATAA
- a CDS encoding SDR family oxidoreductase yields MAKKWMLITGGSRGIGQALVNHLLPEWNIVFTGRNEAGLAKTQEMARGKSTSNWVKGFICDGSDEASVEQLATSLIEELGAPAAIIHNAGMTRDALHIHQKARDWEQVLGNNLIAVVNWNRILLPAMMMQGSGAIVFMSSVTAIKGNSGQTAYAASKAAMIGLTRSLAREVGRFDIRVNCLAPGLIEGEMVQAIPEAQLKAMRQNIPLRRLGRTQDVARTVAFLVGEGSNYLTGQTLVLDGGLSA; encoded by the coding sequence ATGGCAAAGAAATGGATGCTGATCACCGGCGGCAGTCGGGGAATTGGCCAGGCGTTAGTGAATCATCTGCTGCCGGAATGGAACATCGTCTTTACTGGCCGAAACGAGGCTGGCCTTGCGAAAACACAGGAAATGGCGCGCGGTAAAAGTACGTCGAACTGGGTTAAGGGGTTTATCTGTGACGGCAGTGATGAGGCAAGTGTTGAGCAGTTGGCCACGTCGCTTATCGAGGAGTTGGGCGCGCCAGCGGCGATTATTCATAACGCCGGAATGACCCGGGATGCGCTGCACATCCATCAAAAAGCGCGGGACTGGGAACAGGTTCTGGGTAATAACCTGATTGCGGTCGTGAACTGGAACCGGATCCTCCTTCCCGCAATGATGATGCAGGGAAGCGGCGCGATCGTTTTTATGTCCTCCGTAACGGCGATAAAAGGCAACAGCGGGCAGACCGCGTATGCGGCAAGCAAGGCCGCGATGATTGGCCTTACACGCTCACTGGCGCGGGAGGTGGGCCGTTTTGATATTCGTGTCAACTGCCTGGCGCCGGGACTGATTGAAGGCGAAATGGTGCAGGCCATTCCTGAGGCGCAGTTGAAAGCGATGCGGCAGAACATTCCGCTGCGTCGCCTTGGCCGAACTCAGGACGTAGCCCGCACCGTTGCCTTTCTGGTGGGTGAGGGGAGTAACTACCTCACCGGGCAGACATTGGTTCTGGACGGTGGTTTGTCGGCATAA
- a CDS encoding acyl carrier protein, whose protein sequence is MSQHEIIYDKISEMICDAKDLAPGSLTPETTLPELELDSLDYVELMVLAKREFNVTLNAEMFVQNPYMTLRELSERIAKEMAD, encoded by the coding sequence ATGAGCCAGCATGAAATTATCTACGACAAAATCAGTGAAATGATCTGTGACGCAAAAGATCTGGCGCCAGGCTCTCTGACGCCCGAAACCACGCTTCCCGAACTGGAACTGGACAGCCTGGACTATGTTGAGCTGATGGTGTTAGCGAAACGCGAATTTAATGTGACGCTCAATGCCGAGATGTTTGTGCAGAACCCGTATATGACGCTTCGCGAGCTGAGTGAGCGTATCGCCAAAGAAATGGCGGACTGA
- a CDS encoding MaoC family dehydratase, translated as MMPLHYTQLDARRWAAFSGDYNPVHFDEAWVKAQGGTSLSVHGMRALLDVKRFISPPVDSMPFLKCTVRLRRPLWRDTAYRLMREEHKRVAASVRDDTANETCLSCQLMPEYHFPLTTGESIQRLDVQTLVGLHQLFAPLLADAQQWHFLDALLFRHLLQDDALLRQDAIASMLPECRTLDALFSRYPVVQTHQEVIFDSHLLAPWRADALPESLEIETLPALVVGDLVNGAVVRIAARTCYQNHYISNAVTLKVGTLTKGKPYEPA; from the coding sequence ATGATGCCACTCCATTACACCCAACTGGACGCCCGACGCTGGGCGGCATTCTCAGGCGACTATAACCCGGTTCATTTTGATGAAGCATGGGTGAAAGCGCAGGGCGGAACGTCGCTGAGCGTACACGGTATGCGTGCCTTACTGGATGTGAAGCGGTTTATCAGTCCTCCCGTCGACAGCATGCCATTCCTGAAATGTACGGTGCGGTTGCGCAGACCCCTGTGGCGCGATACCGCCTATCGCCTGATGCGCGAGGAGCATAAACGGGTTGCGGCGTCGGTCAGAGATGACACCGCCAATGAGACATGCCTTTCATGCCAGCTCATGCCGGAATACCACTTCCCGCTGACGACCGGGGAAAGCATTCAGCGTCTGGATGTTCAAACCCTGGTCGGCCTTCATCAACTGTTTGCGCCCCTGCTTGCCGATGCGCAGCAGTGGCATTTTCTGGATGCGCTGTTGTTTCGCCATCTTCTTCAGGACGATGCGCTCCTGCGCCAGGACGCCATCGCGTCCATGTTGCCGGAATGCCGCACGCTGGATGCATTATTCTCGCGTTACCCCGTGGTTCAGACCCACCAGGAAGTCATTTTTGACAGCCATTTATTGGCCCCCTGGCGGGCTGACGCTTTACCCGAAAGCCTTGAAATCGAGACTTTGCCTGCGCTGGTTGTGGGCGACCTCGTCAACGGCGCAGTGGTCCGTATTGCTGCGCGAACCTGCTATCAAAATCACTACATCAGCAACGCCGTGACGCTAAAAGTCGGCACTCTGACAAAAGGAAAACCCTATGAGCCAGCATGA
- a CDS encoding beta-ketoacyl-[acyl-carrier-protein] synthase family protein, giving the protein MKLNNEFKRVVVTGYGAVTPLGVTADESWQAIMDNRLGYRYVDKSAQNIKTHFLGLVDNEPSLAGIPAAIRRRLPRFARFTVAAARQAMTMAFDDKPPQEFYNTLDCGAIMGTGWAGLDECYDAQSEFAATGVSSPFNCFFSMPSVTTAACSQFWGLNGYQNTVIAACATGTIAIGDAFEVIRSGRAKMMLAGAGESLTSHCAVWNIDVLGALSKEESDPRRASCPFSAHRSGFVLSEGAAVLCLEEREGALARGATILGEITGYANFSDAWDFTSPAEDCLARVQTITHALQQAGLDAEQLDYINAHGTSTPLNDINETQALKMALGDAAYDIPVSSTKSYSGHLISAAGTFESIVCLQAIANGVMPATANFEQADELCDLDYIVEGHRAGNLRRTLNLSFGFGGANAALILEKHE; this is encoded by the coding sequence ATGAAGCTGAATAATGAATTTAAGCGAGTTGTCGTTACCGGGTATGGCGCCGTGACCCCGCTTGGCGTAACGGCCGACGAGAGCTGGCAGGCCATTATGGATAATCGCCTGGGTTACCGCTATGTCGATAAATCGGCGCAAAACATCAAAACCCATTTTCTTGGGCTGGTGGATAACGAACCGAGCCTGGCAGGCATTCCAGCCGCTATTCGTCGTCGCCTGCCGCGTTTCGCACGTTTTACCGTGGCTGCAGCGCGTCAGGCGATGACAATGGCTTTTGACGATAAACCACCTCAGGAGTTTTATAACACGCTGGACTGCGGCGCTATTATGGGAACCGGCTGGGCCGGGCTGGACGAATGCTACGATGCGCAGAGTGAATTTGCCGCAACGGGCGTGTCATCGCCGTTTAACTGTTTCTTCTCCATGCCCAGCGTGACGACCGCAGCCTGTAGCCAGTTTTGGGGGCTAAACGGTTATCAGAATACCGTGATTGCCGCCTGTGCGACGGGAACCATTGCCATTGGCGATGCCTTTGAAGTGATCCGCAGCGGCAGAGCGAAAATGATGTTGGCGGGCGCTGGGGAATCGCTGACCAGCCACTGTGCGGTATGGAACATTGATGTGCTGGGTGCCCTCAGCAAAGAAGAGTCCGATCCTCGTCGCGCCAGCTGTCCGTTCAGCGCCCATCGCAGCGGATTTGTCCTTTCGGAAGGTGCCGCGGTGCTGTGTCTGGAAGAGCGCGAAGGCGCACTGGCGCGTGGCGCAACGATTCTTGGCGAAATCACCGGCTATGCGAACTTCTCTGATGCCTGGGACTTTACGTCGCCCGCGGAAGATTGCCTCGCGCGGGTACAAACCATCACCCATGCCTTGCAACAGGCCGGGCTGGACGCGGAACAGCTTGATTACATTAATGCCCACGGTACGTCGACGCCGCTGAATGACATCAATGAAACGCAGGCGTTGAAAATGGCGCTGGGCGATGCGGCTTATGACATTCCCGTCTCCAGCACAAAATCGTATTCCGGACACTTGATATCCGCTGCGGGAACCTTCGAGAGCATTGTCTGTTTGCAGGCGATCGCGAACGGCGTTATGCCGGCGACCGCTAACTTTGAACAGGCGGATGAGCTCTGCGATCTCGATTATATTGTCGAGGGCCATCGTGCCGGTAATCTCCGCCGCACGCTGAATCTGAGCTTTGGCTTCGGCGGGGCGAATGCGGCGTTGATCCTGGAGAAACATGAATGA
- a CDS encoding TolC family protein, with protein MSMHLKNMPDGTALIGPTATVRRLGVICLMALLLSGCGQLTRSDYQRPLLSLPSQWQPSTGDSPVNGWQRFGDPRLSRVIDQVLESNNDLAAAAITLQQARVAAGLTNTNLTPDVAVSGSASNNKNLRRNTASEESYSSGVSISYELDLWGKLARTREQSEWEAVASEQDYHATVLSTIGTTAQLYWRIALYNQQIRNQRDGLAISAQTVQQVASWFNAGKVGQLDVLQSQQALLERQNQLREMVQQRALARNALALLLNRPAEQHTDEAPSLDVNQQVPIAQKTPLRVIAQRPDIQAAESRLRGALAGYDASRLQFYPALTLDASLNAGSQLFSQWFSNPIRTVGGALALPFIQWNTQQLTVKQADLAVKHAAIAFRSTAYTALAEVDEFMENRVSASERRTRIHQSLALSQRRLTLTESRYRAGAVDFQTLLNAQDDLLTLENSLAQTQYDYLYATLQHWLAQGGGETQYRIMNHEAE; from the coding sequence ATGAGTATGCATCTGAAAAACATGCCCGATGGCACTGCGCTTATCGGGCCTACGGCGACGGTTCGGCGGCTCGGCGTTATTTGCCTGATGGCGCTGCTGCTCTCTGGTTGTGGTCAATTGACCCGTAGCGATTATCAGCGTCCTCTGCTGTCACTGCCTTCCCAATGGCAGCCTTCAACCGGAGATTCGCCGGTAAACGGCTGGCAGCGCTTTGGCGATCCCCGTCTTTCGCGGGTGATTGATCAGGTGCTGGAGAGCAATAACGATCTCGCTGCGGCGGCGATAACGCTTCAGCAGGCGCGCGTGGCCGCCGGGTTGACGAACACCAACCTGACGCCCGACGTGGCGGTCAGCGGTTCTGCCAGCAATAACAAAAACCTGCGCCGTAACACCGCGTCAGAGGAGAGCTACAGCAGCGGTGTCAGCATCAGCTACGAGCTGGATCTGTGGGGCAAACTGGCGCGAACCCGTGAGCAAAGCGAGTGGGAAGCGGTGGCGAGTGAACAGGATTATCACGCGACGGTGCTTTCCACCATTGGCACAACGGCTCAGCTTTACTGGCGCATCGCACTCTATAACCAGCAGATCCGCAATCAGCGTGATGGCCTGGCGATATCGGCGCAAACCGTACAGCAGGTGGCCTCCTGGTTTAATGCCGGAAAGGTCGGGCAGCTTGACGTCCTTCAGTCACAGCAGGCGTTACTTGAACGCCAAAACCAACTGCGGGAAATGGTGCAGCAGCGAGCGCTGGCGCGTAATGCGCTGGCGCTGTTGCTTAACAGACCGGCGGAACAGCATACCGACGAAGCGCCTTCGCTCGATGTTAACCAGCAGGTGCCGATTGCGCAGAAAACGCCGCTGCGGGTGATTGCTCAGCGACCCGATATTCAGGCGGCAGAGTCCCGCCTGCGCGGGGCGCTGGCCGGTTACGACGCCTCGCGGTTGCAGTTTTACCCCGCGCTTACTCTCGACGCTTCACTGAATGCCGGGAGCCAACTTTTCAGTCAGTGGTTTAGCAATCCGATTCGTACCGTTGGCGGAGCGCTGGCGTTGCCGTTTATTCAGTGGAATACCCAGCAGCTCACTGTAAAACAGGCCGACCTGGCAGTAAAACACGCGGCGATTGCCTTTCGTTCCACCGCCTACACCGCGCTTGCCGAGGTTGATGAGTTCATGGAAAACCGCGTAAGCGCGAGCGAACGGCGCACTCGAATTCACCAGTCACTGGCCCTCAGCCAGCGACGCTTAACCCTGACGGAAAGCCGCTACCGCGCAGGCGCAGTTGATTTTCAGACGCTACTAAATGCACAGGACGATCTTTTGACGTTAGAAAACTCCCTTGCACAAACCCAATACGACTACCTCTACGCCACATTGCAGCACTGGCTGGCGCAAGGGGGTGGCGAAACGCAATACAGGATAATGAATCATGAAGCTGAATAA